Genomic DNA from Setaria italica strain Yugu1 chromosome V, Setaria_italica_v2.0, whole genome shotgun sequence:
AAGTCTTTCCTGTCCATTTCCGCCACCGAAAAATATCTCGTATTTTTCAGAAAAAGAGTAATATTAATGTGGACTAATAATTGGAAGTGTGACGTGTCAGTTGGACTTCAACACGTTAATTCTCTGCAAACACATTCAACAATTGCCCGTCACTTTAGGATTTGCCACCACGATCAAACAAAAAAACCAAAACAGCAGTGCAATTCCAGGAACCATTCATGTTTACTGTACTGTTAATTCCACGTCTAGCCTGCTGGCATACTACTCGTAATGTTTAGCAGTAAGACACGCCATTAACGAGGCCTTCTTGCTAGTACGAGTCACGACTCACGCGTGGACCTGAAAAGCCACACGGAAATGAATGGCAGCCAGCGCTTCATGTTCGTTGCGGTGAATTTTTCGGTATCAAAAAACAACCTCGGCCATTTTTcttatgaaaaaagaaaacctcGGCCATGTTCACATTTTATtcggaggaaaaaaaagaaaaagaacagcATAGCAGGGCGGTGCAGtgcagcagagagagagagggcacTGTTGTGGCGTAGGTGTCCATTCTCCAATGAATTGCGCCCCCTATAAAGCCGTGTGCGTCCGTAGGTGTGGTGGTGAGGTGCGCGGCAGCGGCCGTCGTCAGTGCTCTGCTGCACAGCACTGCACCCACCAGCCAGCCCCCCCCCCAACCCATCGCTCGCTGCTGCAGGCCGGTAAAAGACCAGACAGCCCCGCACACGCAAGCACAGGCCCGGACCCACCAGACGAACCGGGCCGAGCCGGCCGCCCGGACCGAACCGGTGGTCCTCGCTGAGAACGAGAAGGGCGTGAGGGGAAGGAAAGCCAACGCGGTCGGTCGGGTCACCACCGGCTCTCGGCTTTCTTTTTGTCCGAACGCCACCGCGCCTGCCTTGCACTgcccgcctccctctccctctctctcctcttgtTCCTATCTCTCTCTAGGATTGAGGAGGGGGCTCGTGGGTGTGTCTCTCTCTACTCCCTACAAAGAGACCACACCAAATCCCCCTACCCCATCTCCTTCCTCCCCCCCACAAAAACATTTCTCCCCCTTCgactgctgctgccgctgcctccCCCTTTCCGCCTGCCTTCCCCTTTCCCTCCCCACCTCCCTCCTTCTAGGgtttcccccgccgccgccgccgccgccacccgatcCGAGGCAGATGCCGCCCGCCatcatggcgccgccgccgacgccccaGGCACCGTCGAACTCAGGTACGCGCGCCGCTCCGGCGGCCAGATCCGGTCAGCTTCGGCGGGCTGCTGGGTTTTTCTCTCCCTTCCGCTCGCCGGCTCTCCCGGCTGGGCTACCCGTGCTCTCGTGCTCATGGGTGGCTGTGTTCCGGCAGGGGATCCGCTGTACCCGGAGCTCTggcgcgcctgcgccggcccgcTCGTCACCGTCCCGCGCCCCGGTGACCTCGTCTTCTACTTCCCGCAGGGACACATCGAGCAGGTACCTTCTCCAGCTACAACCGCTTCCCCTGCTTCCGCTGGACCTGGTTTCCTCTGTTCCTGGCGCTGATTTTGTGCTGCTTGGGGTCTTTTCAGGTGGAGGCGTCCATGAACCAGGTCGCCGGAAACCAGATGCGACTCTACGATCTGCCCTCCAAGCTGCTCTGCCGCGTGCTCAACGTCGAGCTCAAGGTTCCTCCTCTTCCCGctgtgcccccccccccccccaaatttTGCTGCCAATTCGCGTCTCTTTTCTCTGCGGCCAGCAATTTCAGTCTTGATGCTTACGAGCTTTCCCAATTTTAACAGGCGGAGACGGATACCGACGAGGTCTACGCACAGATCATGCTGATGCCAGAGCCCGAGGTAGTCTATTGACTCCAGAGGGTTCATTTTGGGCGTGTATTTGGGGATTTTTTTTCCGGTATGAGCAGATGCTTACTTGCGCGCTGCTCGCTCGTGCAGCAGAACGAGGTAGCGGCTGAGAAGGCGAGTTCTGGGTCTGCCGCCACGCCGAGGCCAGCAGTCAGGTCCTTCTGCAAGACTCTCACCGCGTCCGACACCAGCACACACGGTGGCTTCTCTGTGCTGCGCCGCCACGCTGACGAGTGCCTCCCTCCCCTGGTGTGTGTTCTCCATCCCTTGTGGATTTTCTACTAATAATAGAACAGAGACGCATGTACTTCTGCTTAAGATGTCCGTCTTCGGGTGAGCTTATCTCCTTTGTTTTGTCGGCAGGATATGACCCAGTCGCCTCCCACACAGGAGCTTGTGGCGAAGGATCTGCATGGCATGGAGTGGCGCTTCCGCCACATCTTTCGTGGTAAGTTGTGTTCCTCTCTTCCCTGGGATTTATTGCATCCTTTTCACTGGTCGTCTATGCTTTGGGTTTGTTCGATCTGTTGCACCATTACTGTAATTGTCTTGTGCGATGCCGATTTGGGCAGTAATTGTAATTTATCATAGCCAAATTTTCACTATGATATATTGCATCTGTCTACTGAAAACCTTGTTTATGTACTTGATGTGGATCATTGATGGGTTTATGCAAAATCGTCAGGGCAACCTAGGAGGCATCTCCTTCAGAGTGGCTGGAGTGTGTTTGTTAGTTCTAAAAGGCTTGTTGCTGGCGACGCCTTCATTTTCCTCAGGTCTGTTGATGTTCCCTGCCCACCAAGCATGATAGCAATTTCCGAATCCAGTGCTAAGTTTCTGTTGTGCCTTCTGCAGAGGAGAAAATGGTGAACTTCGAGTTGGTGTTAGGCGGGCtatgaggcagctgtcgaacatACCTTCTTCAGTCATATCTAGCCAAAGCATGCACCTCGGAGTCCTTGCAACTGCTTGGCATGCCATCAACACTAAATCCATGTTCACTGTGTACTACAAACCTCGGTATGTTGAAATGTCTGCAAAAAAGCCGATTACATTTTTGAGACAAATATACTGATTTGTCTTGGTTATCTTGCATGAGATTGTGACCTGCAATCTGTTCTAACTAAAGATAGTGTACCCTGTGTCTGATCTCTAAATACCAATGTTAGGACGAGCCCCTCAGAGTTCATCATACCATATGATCAGTATATGGAGTCATTAAAAAACAATTATTCTATTGGGATGAGATTTAGGATGCGGTTTGAAGGTGAAGAGGCACCAGAGCAGAGGTAATTATCTTATTGGCCTTCTGTACTCGCCTTGTTTCTTGTCACCTCGTCGCAGCATTCTCTCTGGTGGTTATTTGCCGTTACTCAAAGTAATTATTGTGATATATCGTTATCTTGTCCTGTAGGTTTACTGGTACTATAGTTGGTTGTGAAAATCTTGACCCACTATGGCCTGATTCAAGTTGGAGATACTTGAAGGTAACTGCTTGTTTAATGTTTACTACTGCCATTATGATCGAAAATTTTGTGCTTATGGAGGATtggtttttttattattattgtaGGTGCGTTGGGATGAGCCTTCAACTATCCCACGTCCAGAAAGGGTCTCTCCTTGGAAGATAGAGCCTGCCTCATCACCTCCTGTCAATCCCCTTCCAGTTTCTTCTAGAGTCAAGAGACCTAGACAAAATGCTCCCCAGCCTTCACCTGAATCATCTGTTCTTACAAAAGAAGGCAAGTTTGAGATCATTTCAGTTTCAAGCGTAAGGGTGATGAAAAATACAACCTTGCTAATGCTGTTCAAATTATCTGTGCAATTTGCAGGTGCATCTAAGGTTGATATTGGTTCTGCTCAAACACAACATCAAAACTCGGTCTTGCAAGGTCAAGAGCAGATGACCTTGAGAAACAACATGAATGAAAGTACCGACTCTGATGCCACTGTTCAGAAACCTATGATGTGGTCCCCATCACCCAATGGGAAAACCCACACTAGTTTTCAGCAGAGACCCTCTATGGATAATTGGATGCCATTGGGAAGGCGTGAAACTGATTTCAAGGACAACCGTTCTGCATTCAAGGATGCCCGTACATCCTCTCAATCATTTGGAGATACCCAGGGGTTCTTTATGCAAACTTTTGATGACAATCAGCACCGTCTTTCTTTCAACAATCAGTTTCAAGATCAAGGCTCAGCTCATCGCTTTGCGGACCCATACTTCTTTATGCCTCAGCAACCTTCTCTGACTGTTGAATCAAGCACAAGGACGCAAACAGCAAACAACGAGTTGCGATTCTGGAGCGATCAGAATACGGTCTATGGTAACACAACTGATCAGCAGGGTTTCAGATATGGACAGAATCCATCAAATTGGTTGAATCAGCCATTCCCCCTGGTTGAACAGCCACGAGTTGTCAGACCTCACGCATCGGTTGCTCCATTTGATTTAGAGAAGACAAGAGAAGGCAGCGGGTTTAAGATTTTTGGGTTCAAAGTTGATACCGCGAGTGCATCTCCTATTCAGTTGAGCTCTCCGATGTCTGCAATGCGGGAGCATGTGGTACAAACTCAACCATCAGCATCGGTGAATGAATTGCAACCCGTGCAAACTGAATGCTTGCCTGAGGGGTCTGTAAGCACAGCTGGAACATCAACTGAGAATGAGAAAAGCATTCAGCAAGCTACACAAAGTTCAAAAGATATTCAAAGCAAGTCCCAGGGTGCTTCAACAAGGAGTTGCACGAAGGTACCGTTGTTTTACCTGTTCATGGACATAACTTGTCTGTACTTATGTTATCCTGTCTGTGCAAATGAATAGGAATGTCCTAGCAGTTATTGGCACATTCATTTATCGAAGCAAAATCGATTTATAGCCTTGTTTAGGTAGTGAGTATTGCTCAAGAATTGTTTAAATCCTAGGGATTTGGATCCTGAACCTCCCTTATCCAAACAGACCACTTGACTGTCCCTTAACTGAAAATTGTTCTTTTGGCTGACACTAATAAAACCAGACAGTGATTGCTTGATGTGCCTCCTAGGTTGCCTAATTTTAGGTTTGTCCATGTGATATAAGCTTCAATGGTTTTGTGGTTACATTAGTGCTGCTGATTGTTATTATTTGGGGGGGGGAAAGACAGCACTTAAACGTGATCTGCTTGATGATACATAGATCCTTTCCTGTTCTGCATGGATTTATTTTGGTGTTCATTTATGTTTTCATGATTAAATAATGGATTATTCAGTCCCGTGTAGAGTGCCTTGTTTTTACTTTTTACAGATTACAACATTGCATATTTGTAGTGCCTACATTTTTCTGGAGGTCTATCCTCTTCAATTTACGCTTCTCTTTCAACATTCTCCAGGTTCATAAGCAAGGAGTTGCACTTGGCAGATCTGTGGACCTCTCAAAGTTCAGTGACTATGATGAGCTCAAAGCAGAACTAGACAAAATGTTTGAATTTGAGGGTGAATTGGTATCTGCTAACAAGAACTGGCAGATTGTTTATACCGACAATGAGGGTGATATGATGCTTGTGGGAGATGACCCGTGGGAGTATGTCCTTATCTTAGTGCTCGCTCGATAAGTGTATGAGCTTTCATTCCAATATTGACACAGTGCATTATTTTATTGAGCAGAGAGTTCTGCAGCATAGTGCGCAAGATCTACATTTACACGAAGGAGGAGGTCCAGAAGATGAACTCAAAATCATCTGCCCCAAGAAAGGAGGAACCTCCAGCTGCTGGTGAAGTATGTGCAGCCACAAATGAGTAGGGCTTGTCTGCCTGCAGCAAGCATTTTAGATAACTAGGTAAGTCCACCAAATTGGTCCTTAGTATTTTGTTCTGTATAATTTATGGAAAATGAGTTTTTAAATAAACTAAAGAAACATCTATATGGAAAGAAAGATGGCATGTTACGTAAGCAAAGCTAAAGTTTAGGGATGGTAATATTAATATCTGTAAATGCATTGTAATATTCAGCATGCAGTAGGCTTTTGTCACATGGTGCTGCTGTTTGCCATGATAAGCTGCACCGAAGGGGACTAATCTTCCTGCTATCGCTTTTTGGCATGTGTATGTAGGTTGTGTGAAGGAAGCTGACGATGCATGAAGAGGAACTTGCATTGTGCCGGGTCCCAGCCAAGTAACACCTCAAATCTTTTGCTTGTCTGTTGCagcccatcccatcccatcccatccgtCTGGGTTTAGTAGGGAAGTGTAGACCTGTCAATTTACTTCTCCGCGGTTTGCTCTTGGCAGAAAGTTGAAGGGCCGAGGTTCTTATTGTTATTTTTATTGCTGATTTGCCTCTCTCACCCTTTTGGATGTAAATATTTATCTACCCAGTCCAGTAGTAGCAAGCAGTAGCAGTACCTTTGTATTAACCAGCTATTCGCGGCTTTTTAATCCCTGTAAGCTAGCTCTGTAGCGTGAGATAAATGACAAACACTGGTATATGTATGTCTGATCTTCTCGCTGAATGTATTATAGTAAGAGAGTTAATAGAGGACCCCAGGCACCTCCCCTTGCTGCCCTCAGATGCTTTATTGGTGTAAACAAATTCATGTCGCTTGCAATCCCTGTGATGGCGACGGTGACCTAAAGGCAAGGCACACCCTCTATTTTTGTCATGCATGATTGGCGATGGGAATGCCGGAGCGAGCGGCAATTGTCTGGCGGGGCCCTTCTCCTCCTTATCTCCTTCTCCCTGCCGGGTGATGCAACGCGATTGCGCAGAGCAAGGCAAGTCGAGCTGGGACTCTTGAGTTGTGGACACGAATCCTTGTCCGCTTTTGGTGTGTTTTGGTAATGAGGGAGACCACGGAAGCGTTGGTGGTGCCGAGCAATTCCAGGGAAAGTGAGCCGGGACatccaaccaaccaaccaacggAAGGGTGTGGTTGACGGACGCTGatcctgcctgcctgcctcccCCAGTGCTGCGCCGTTGGCCCCTTGCCTCCCCTCCCCGTGGAAAAAAACAGCGTGCGGCGAGGCAGGTGGGCACTGGGCAGGTCGTGAAAGGCCTAGTGTATTTCTTTCCTTCCCCACTTGGCGCCATCAGTATCTTGTTTGACCCGTCCACGTAGTTGCTTCCCCGGCTTGCAATTACAGTGGCAGTTGCGCTGGCTCGGACTCGAAGGAAGCGTGCGTGCAccggcgccgcctcggccgGTCAACATGGTTTTGCCTCCGATCCGGCGAGGACACCGGAACACGAGCGTACACAGCCGTGTAAAGTGACCTCGCTTTTGCGATGTGCGCGAGGCCGGATGGGGTCGAAACGTGGCGAGGCGATGAGATTCGCTGCACCCGGTCTCGTGCGCTGCCTGCCTCCTGCCTCCATCTCCATGGGTCCGGCGCGGGAACGTGCCAATCCTTCCTACGAGCGCCGGTCAGTCACTGCTGCGGCGGCCGCTGTCGTGGCTGTCGTGGCACCGCCTGCTCCCACCATGGCCTACCACGGATGCAGCAGCAGTGGAGTGCGCCACGCCCAAGCCGGGTCGAAGCTTTGACTAGGTGCTGGGCCCCGGCCGGTCgaatttccttttccttttttttggcaaaaaaagAAGGAATTAAAGACGTCGATCTCGATCCTCATCTACGAGCAGTTTGACTGGATCTGGACACGGCGGGTGACGACGGGGCGGCGATCTGGTAGGGTTCGCGCTCGGTTCTCCCTGTCGAGGACGCAGGGGGAATCATCATGGCCTCGCGTACCGGCGCTACTGCCCCCCCGGCGGCCCGGCCAGCCTCCGCCTGCGTTCTGCCTGttgcagcagcaggcagcagagGTCAGATTGCACTGAAGCGAGATGCAGTAGCAGCAGTACAACGGGATGACGAAACTGACATGCCGGGCCCACCGTGCAGTCGAGGGCCCCACTCCGAGGCGCATTTATACCGTATTCATTACGCCGTGGGCTGCTGTGCTACTGacctgctgagtgctgactaCTGTAGTAGCGTCGTCCTCAGCGGCTGGGACTACTTCAAACTGCAGCGGCAGCTATCACTGACTAGTTTGGGCGGTTGGATGGATCCGCGTCGTCGTTTGGTACAGCAGCAGTGCAGAGGCAAGCGAGCCCAGCAGCCCAGCCCACCAAGAGAGAGGCAGGTGGGGCCGCCGCGCGCTGCACCGCACCGGGCTGGGGCCCAACCAATGACGCGGACGGGAAATGGATCTTGGCAGGCCGCAGGCCAGTCCAAGCGCGTGGCGACAAGGCCGGCTTTACTCGTGGCCGCAGCGCCTGGGCCCCAGCCTCCGCCTACCTCAGCACGCCCACGCCTCGTCGTCTCTGACAGTCTGACCTCGTTTTTCTCACGCTACGGGGCTGTTTGATAAAGGTGTTAGACTTTAATCTTATCACGTTCGGATAGTAATTAGAACTAAACacgaactaattataaaactagttgTAGAACCTCTaaactaattcacgagatgaatctatcaagcctacataatttatcattagcaaatgattactgtagtaTCACATTTTCAAATTGTGAACTAATTAAGTCTAAtggattcatctcacgaattagcctttatctgtgtaattaattttataattagactatgtttaggAGCCGTTTGGTTCccgaggctaaactttagcccgtgtcacatcgaatgtttagatattaggagtattaaatatagactatttacaaaatccattacacagatggaggctaaacatcgagacgaatctattaagcctaattagtccatgatttgaccagtgctgctacagtaaccatttgctaatgatggattaattaggcttaatagatttgtctcgccgtttagcctccatctgtgtaattaattttataattaactcatatttagttctgctaattagccttcgaatattcgatgtgacacggactaaactttaactccaGGAACCGAATACCCTCTTAATACTCCCCtcttaatcctcctaattagtttgtaaacatccgatgtgatttAGCCTCCTCAGTCGAACACCCCTTGCGTCGACGTCGGAGCAGCAGAAATGGTGTGCTCGGACTCGCCCGGTCTTCGTCTTCCCGTATGGTCTGAGTATGCAGGCCGGGCGCGGGCACCGACGCTTCCGTTGAAAAACACACCAGCATTGGGTTTACCGATCGACGCTGTAGCGAAGTGAATGCTCGTAGTAGCTACTCCGGCCAGCtccggccggcccgccgccgcgtcctggGGAGACGCCGACGGGGAACGTCCAGGAACCCGTGTCAGCGCTGCATCTTTGACGTGGTTGCACTGCACGCAGGAGACGACCAGACCGGCAGTCGTTTTCGTGGAACACGCAAAACAACACGACCCCTCCAACTGTCAAGACACCGTGTTTACTCTCGCTGGTGGTGTCGTCCTCTGGTCTACAGACTACAGGTCTAGTACGCGCACGTACGTGTGATCACAGCTGGCACAGTAGCACTCTTGTAGACTGTAGACCTGTAGTAGCGAACCCAGCCACAGCTTGACCGGATCATACTCGCTCTCGCTCGTACTTGCATAGTTCATACATGCTCCACATCCTTGCCATTATAGCGAAGCCATGGCGAGTACACACTGTGTTCATTGATGTGTGCACAACTGTGCATTCAAATGCTGTTCAACTGCTCATTGTTATCTCTCTCAAAAACATCCATTCAGTGTTCATGCACAAGCGGTGTTCGTTGTGTTCACCCGAGTTGGGAACAATAAAAAGCCATGTCTTTTTTCAGCCATTCAGTGGGAAGCAGACTGACAAATTAAATACACAATGCTGTTCACGCAAAGCGGATTAAGCCACTGATGATGGAGATAGATGACAAGGTGGAGCTGATGCTGGATAACATGCTGGAGACGGCGACCTGTATCGGTCAACCCACCAGCAGGTTCTCCGTTTCAACTTGTGTGAGAACATCCTCGTCCTCGAAGAATGCCTGATGGAGGGCTTTGATGCAGGCCTTCGCCTCGCTGTCATGAACTATCAGCGACATGTTAACCTGCGCAGGATGAAGGCATGGGTAACGTTGGAGCCAGATCATGCATACATGAGGCACTCAGTTTCGTTTGCTATGATAACTCTGGGTACAGCGAATTAGTACCTTGGATGCCCCTTGTGAGAT
This window encodes:
- the LOC101758683 gene encoding auxin response factor 4 isoform X1; translated protein: MPPAIMAPPPTPQAPSNSGDPLYPELWRACAGPLVTVPRPGDLVFYFPQGHIEQVEASMNQVAGNQMRLYDLPSKLLCRVLNVELKAETDTDEVYAQIMLMPEPEQNEVAAEKASSGSAATPRPAVRSFCKTLTASDTSTHGGFSVLRRHADECLPPLDMTQSPPTQELVAKDLHGMEWRFRHIFRGQPRRHLLQSGWSVFVSSKRLVAGDAFIFLRGENGELRVGVRRAMRQLSNIPSSVISSQSMHLGVLATAWHAINTKSMFTVYYKPRTSPSEFIIPYDQYMESLKNNYSIGMRFRMRFEGEEAPEQRFTGTIVGCENLDPLWPDSSWRYLKVRWDEPSTIPRPERVSPWKIEPASSPPVNPLPVSSRVKRPRQNAPQPSPESSVLTKEGASKVDIGSAQTQHQNSVLQGQEQMTLRNNMNESTDSDATVQKPMMWSPSPNGKTHTSFQQRPSMDNWMPLGRRETDFKDNRSAFKDARTSSQSFGDTQGFFMQTFDDNQHRLSFNNQFQDQGSAHRFADPYFFMPQQPSLTVESSTRTQTANNELRFWSDQNTVYGNTTDQQGFRYGQNPSNWLNQPFPLVEQPRVVRPHASVAPFDLEKTREGSGFKIFGFKVDTASASPIQLSSPMSAMREHVVQTQPSASVNELQPVQTECLPEGSVSTAGTSTENEKSIQQATQSSKDIQSKSQGASTRSCTKVHKQGVALGRSVDLSKFSDYDELKAELDKMFEFEGELVSANKNWQIVYTDNEGDMMLVGDDPWEEFCSIVRKIYIYTKEEVQKMNSKSSAPRKEEPPAAGEVCAATNE
- the LOC101758683 gene encoding auxin response factor 4 isoform X2, whose protein sequence is MPPAIMAPPPTPQAPSNSGDPLYPELWRACAGPLVTVPRPGDLVFYFPQGHIEQVEASMNQVAGNQMRLYDLPSKLLCRVLNVELKAETDTDEVYAQIMLMPEPENEVAAEKASSGSAATPRPAVRSFCKTLTASDTSTHGGFSVLRRHADECLPPLDMTQSPPTQELVAKDLHGMEWRFRHIFRGQPRRHLLQSGWSVFVSSKRLVAGDAFIFLRGENGELRVGVRRAMRQLSNIPSSVISSQSMHLGVLATAWHAINTKSMFTVYYKPRTSPSEFIIPYDQYMESLKNNYSIGMRFRMRFEGEEAPEQRFTGTIVGCENLDPLWPDSSWRYLKVRWDEPSTIPRPERVSPWKIEPASSPPVNPLPVSSRVKRPRQNAPQPSPESSVLTKEGASKVDIGSAQTQHQNSVLQGQEQMTLRNNMNESTDSDATVQKPMMWSPSPNGKTHTSFQQRPSMDNWMPLGRRETDFKDNRSAFKDARTSSQSFGDTQGFFMQTFDDNQHRLSFNNQFQDQGSAHRFADPYFFMPQQPSLTVESSTRTQTANNELRFWSDQNTVYGNTTDQQGFRYGQNPSNWLNQPFPLVEQPRVVRPHASVAPFDLEKTREGSGFKIFGFKVDTASASPIQLSSPMSAMREHVVQTQPSASVNELQPVQTECLPEGSVSTAGTSTENEKSIQQATQSSKDIQSKSQGASTRSCTKVHKQGVALGRSVDLSKFSDYDELKAELDKMFEFEGELVSANKNWQIVYTDNEGDMMLVGDDPWEEFCSIVRKIYIYTKEEVQKMNSKSSAPRKEEPPAAGEVCAATNE